One Borreliella chilensis DNA window includes the following coding sequences:
- a CDS encoding 1-phosphofructokinase, with translation MIYTLTLNPSVDYKIVLKEFQEESLNYTLNNNFFAGGKGINVSTVLKNLGKSSTALGFLGGFTGDYIRLSLDFKGIKSDFIKIKYDTRLNIKMIANGKETEINANSPDISDDEFKVLKDRLKSLKNDSILVMSGSIPASLGANAYNQIADNISSDVRLIIDTSGKPLKEVLRLNPFLIKPNIYELEGLFNTKFNSTKELIKIGRNLVESGVQNIIISMGSDGAIFISNKNVAFRAFVPKITSVSTIGAGDSVVAGFVYAFDNRNTLEDSFKFGIAAGTATALKGNLCEFQDVKKMLCEIRVENICTF, from the coding sequence TTGATATATACTCTAACACTTAACCCTTCTGTGGATTATAAAATAGTTTTAAAAGAATTTCAGGAAGAAAGCCTTAATTATACTTTAAATAACAATTTTTTTGCTGGTGGCAAGGGAATAAATGTAAGCACTGTTCTTAAAAATTTGGGAAAGTCTAGCACAGCGCTTGGATTTTTGGGAGGCTTTACAGGCGATTATATAAGACTTTCTCTTGATTTTAAGGGTATCAAAAGCGATTTTATTAAAATAAAATATGACACAAGATTGAATATTAAAATGATAGCGAATGGTAAAGAGACAGAAATTAATGCAAATTCTCCAGATATTTCCGATGATGAATTTAAAGTTTTGAAAGATAGGCTTAAAAGTTTAAAAAATGATAGCATATTGGTAATGTCTGGAAGCATTCCTGCATCTTTGGGTGCAAACGCATACAATCAGATAGCTGATAACATTTCTAGTGATGTTAGGCTTATTATTGATACTAGTGGAAAACCTTTGAAAGAAGTTCTTAGATTAAATCCCTTTTTAATAAAACCTAATATTTATGAACTTGAAGGTCTTTTTAATACTAAATTTAATTCTACAAAAGAATTGATTAAAATTGGGAGAAATCTTGTAGAAAGTGGGGTTCAAAATATTATAATTTCCATGGGAAGTGATGGAGCTATTTTTATTAGCAATAAAAATGTTGCTTTTAGGGCCTTTGTTCCAAAGATTACTTCTGTTAGCACTATTGGGGCAGGAGATTCTGTAGTTGCGGGATTTGTATATGCTTTTGATAATAGAAATACTTTGGAAGATTCGTTTAAATTTGGTATTGCAGCCGGTACGGCTACTGCATTAAAAGGTAATCTTTGTGAATTTCAAGATGTTAAAAAGATGCTTTGTGAGATTAGGGTTGAAAATATTTGTACTTTTTAA
- a CDS encoding exodeoxyribonuclease V subunit alpha — MRDFLVLREFLKDKNKKFLTPELKFYQIIELLNINKKNYYKAQTLTKSINNEHITIFLIFLFNYFDKGHLRANINLLAKDIQNTITFTKDNLEKNTKIYNKAIKMLKELEIFGNLNTIKNIIPLLKRNNILMELNKLKITTPLILENNIYIYTQKNYREEEELITQITKRLENNKSELNDNEINNIISNFNTNNLNKEQITSVKKALKSNFFLLSGGPGTGKTTTINYILKAINTTLNSNSKKKGLIAITAPTGKASLRLQTSIDYSFKNLEIECSTIQKLLGIKFINKKNIYDEENQLNFNVIIIDEASMVDAYTFLKLLKAIPITTKLIIVGDKNQLPSINEGNVYSSLLEIQKINSDNVEDLKENFRSNKEINLLSKAIYKEDSSLICKYINNNKNIQLKEIEKINLKKDLIEYTNNLYRKIPVFNLKLLKESKIETILETLLENIILSSKNFGKFGTKTLNEIIKTHLKKIYGNLIGQIIMITKTDYKNKLFNGERGIIFNENSKFYALFQRKDEKYKKINLDLLTHYEFSFATTIHKSQGSEYKHIKVILENNPFLTKELMYTAITRAKDSLEIISNKKTILTLSKKSGKRDSKILERLNSFKEIDK, encoded by the coding sequence ATGAGAGATTTTTTGGTATTAAGAGAATTTTTAAAAGACAAAAATAAAAAATTCTTAACTCCCGAGCTTAAATTTTATCAAATAATTGAACTTTTAAATATCAATAAAAAAAATTACTATAAAGCACAAACGCTTACAAAGTCCATAAATAATGAACATATTACAATATTTTTAATATTTTTATTTAACTACTTTGATAAAGGGCATTTAAGAGCTAATATAAATTTATTAGCAAAAGATATTCAAAATACCATAACATTCACAAAAGATAATCTAGAAAAAAACACCAAAATTTACAACAAAGCAATAAAAATGCTAAAAGAACTAGAAATATTTGGAAACCTAAACACTATCAAAAATATAATACCACTTTTAAAGAGAAACAACATATTAATGGAATTAAATAAGCTTAAAATTACAACTCCATTAATACTAGAAAATAATATTTACATTTATACTCAAAAAAACTACAGAGAAGAAGAAGAGTTAATAACACAAATTACAAAAAGATTAGAAAACAATAAAAGTGAATTAAATGACAACGAAATAAATAATATAATATCAAATTTTAACACCAATAATTTAAATAAAGAACAAATTACATCTGTTAAAAAGGCATTAAAAAGTAACTTCTTTTTATTAAGCGGTGGCCCTGGAACAGGTAAGACTACAACTATTAACTATATATTAAAGGCAATTAATACAACATTAAATAGTAATAGTAAAAAAAAAGGATTAATAGCTATTACAGCGCCTACAGGAAAAGCTAGCCTAAGGTTACAAACAAGCATAGACTACTCATTCAAAAATTTGGAAATAGAATGCAGTACCATCCAAAAACTATTGGGAATTAAATTTATAAACAAAAAAAATATATACGATGAGGAAAATCAACTAAATTTTAATGTAATAATAATCGATGAAGCTTCAATGGTAGATGCATATACATTTTTAAAGCTATTAAAAGCAATCCCAATAACTACTAAATTAATAATAGTAGGAGATAAAAATCAACTCCCATCGATAAATGAAGGAAATGTATATTCAAGCCTTCTAGAAATACAAAAAATAAATAGTGATAATGTAGAAGATCTTAAAGAAAATTTTAGGAGCAACAAAGAAATAAATTTACTCTCAAAAGCTATATATAAAGAAGACAGCTCCTTGATCTGTAAATACATTAATAACAATAAAAACATCCAATTAAAAGAAATAGAAAAAATAAATTTAAAAAAAGATTTAATAGAATATACAAACAATTTATATAGAAAAATACCCGTTTTTAATCTTAAATTACTAAAAGAATCAAAAATTGAAACAATACTTGAAACTCTACTTGAAAATATAATTTTAAGTTCAAAAAATTTTGGAAAATTTGGAACTAAAACACTAAATGAAATAATAAAAACACATCTAAAAAAGATCTACGGAAACTTAATCGGTCAAATAATAATGATAACCAAAACTGACTATAAAAATAAATTATTTAATGGAGAACGGGGTATAATTTTTAACGAAAATTCCAAATTTTATGCTTTATTCCAAAGAAAAGATGAAAAATATAAAAAAATAAATTTAGATTTACTAACACATTATGAATTTAGCTTTGCTACAACAATACACAAAAGCCAAGGATCTGAATACAAACATATAAAAGTAATATTAGAAAATAACCCCTTTTTGACAAAAGAACTTATGTATACTGCAATAACAAGAGCTAAAGATAGCTTAGAAATAATTTCTAACAAAAAGACTATTCTTACACTAAGCAAAAAATCTGGTAAAAGAGATTCAAAAATATTAGAACGCTTAAACTCATTTAAAGAAATTGACAAATAA
- a CDS encoding exodeoxyribonuclease V subunit beta, giving the protein MNKILEKIKNNTSILIEASAGTGKTHILENVVINLMANKLYSINEILVLTFTKKATEEMHTRILKAIENAYINSKTNEILKEAYEQSKKLFISTINKFALHALNNFQIETENYSKYKPKEKFTKEIDEIIYDFLRKSDKLIQALDIKDYEFKVFKSDAKKTEEIVLKIKKAYERDATQELGDWLNKQTSFERVLLKKTELTKDYNKIIENLEKMTADEILGFYNKHIQTGKLEIEYSKENDIFKITEILLKNKFFSTLIEKETKKNIKLLPKELKIKNDLIHLGMNIKHEKYKSEDNRNKNRNNLKQYVILKVEYKILKYIEKELEKIIKSTNIIDQNYIILNLKNYLKSADKKLLNAIKNRYKIILIDEAQDLSLAQIEIFKILKSAGIKLIFIADPKQIIYSFRKADISFYNKEIKNKINKDAKIVLQTNHRSSKKLIKPLNKIFNNIYNTAVVDEVERIEFTNSIPSHKNDKNNIFINGQEIEGINIINANTENEEDIYQKTALTIKYLLTNGTIVENNKIRNIKMKDIKVLCRGKNEINLIDKALKKEQIQTNKTQEKFFKTKEFNDIFYILKCLDRKQSFKNLNYILNSKILNIPWNLQRILIKQEKIHLIEEFIDNITVLLEKNEITLINAINKIILEKTLWIKIANITKDQKIIEWAKNKINYKGLLIKEGKFENLKTHETVLENISKIYHKEQSLQSLISTLESLIINEESEEIEENSNTINNESIELMTIHKSKGLSMNIVFLINTSPIGSSNVFSKKNYFYKFYKDGNIEYDFFKLEENKKYAKLKMISEEKNIFYVGATRAKFAIFITKINSITSKLLEMAKIFTIDKIKHDFNIYEFISQKNFNKKKNNANVHAKLIPPKPIIKNMFKKEYTSSFSSLTAQAHHTTFYEDYDFKNIGYEKEAELDDDSILEETLPKGKDSGNILHASMEKIIFSTARDTFDNFKKNNIETIEKQIKKINSNLNTVEIQNSLTKMIYNILTYKIRAINTRLCDIEELQKEMEFLIKINPDFQKQKHLFENHFKDLHIKLNDGYLKGIVDLIFKANNKIYILDYKTNYLGKDKDDYNVKNLEHIIKKEYYDLQYKIYVLGMKKILFKDKKEYNQKFGGVIYLFTRAFKDNIECLQSKFENGIYFDLPKFNDIDLDKIILELSIKR; this is encoded by the coding sequence ATGAATAAAATTCTAGAAAAAATTAAAAATAATACATCAATACTAATAGAAGCATCGGCAGGAACTGGTAAAACTCACATACTTGAAAATGTGGTTATAAATTTAATGGCAAATAAACTATACTCCATAAATGAAATTTTGGTATTAACTTTTACAAAAAAAGCTACAGAAGAAATGCACACAAGAATACTCAAAGCAATAGAAAATGCTTATATTAACTCAAAAACAAATGAAATTCTAAAAGAAGCTTATGAGCAATCAAAAAAACTCTTTATATCAACAATTAATAAATTTGCATTACATGCATTAAATAATTTTCAAATTGAAACAGAAAATTACTCCAAATATAAACCTAAAGAAAAATTTACAAAAGAAATAGACGAAATAATCTATGACTTTTTAAGAAAATCAGATAAATTAATTCAAGCCCTTGATATTAAGGATTACGAATTCAAAGTGTTTAAATCTGATGCTAAAAAAACAGAAGAAATTGTTTTAAAAATAAAAAAAGCTTACGAAAGAGATGCAACTCAAGAACTTGGAGATTGGCTTAACAAACAAACATCATTTGAAAGAGTTCTTCTAAAAAAGACAGAGTTAACAAAAGATTACAATAAAATAATAGAAAACTTAGAAAAAATGACCGCAGATGAAATACTAGGTTTTTATAATAAACATATTCAAACTGGCAAACTTGAAATAGAATATTCTAAAGAAAATGACATATTTAAAATAACAGAAATATTATTAAAAAATAAATTTTTTTCAACTCTAATAGAAAAAGAAACTAAAAAAAATATTAAATTGCTACCTAAAGAACTTAAGATCAAAAATGATTTAATCCATCTGGGAATGAATATTAAACATGAGAAATATAAATCAGAAGACAATAGAAATAAAAATAGAAACAATTTAAAGCAATACGTCATTTTAAAAGTGGAATACAAAATACTAAAGTATATAGAAAAAGAACTAGAAAAAATTATTAAATCAACAAACATAATAGATCAAAATTACATAATTTTAAATTTAAAAAATTATTTAAAATCAGCAGATAAAAAACTTTTAAATGCAATCAAAAATCGATATAAAATCATTTTAATTGATGAAGCACAAGACTTAAGCTTAGCACAAATAGAGATATTCAAAATATTAAAATCGGCAGGAATAAAGTTGATATTCATAGCAGATCCCAAACAAATAATATATTCTTTTAGAAAAGCCGACATCTCATTTTATAATAAAGAAATAAAAAATAAAATCAACAAAGACGCTAAAATTGTACTGCAAACAAATCACAGATCAAGTAAAAAACTTATTAAACCTTTAAATAAAATTTTTAATAATATATACAATACTGCAGTAGTTGATGAAGTTGAAAGAATTGAATTTACAAATTCAATTCCAAGTCATAAAAATGATAAAAATAACATTTTTATAAATGGACAAGAAATAGAAGGGATCAATATAATAAATGCAAATACCGAAAACGAAGAAGATATTTACCAAAAAACAGCATTAACAATAAAATACTTACTTACAAATGGAACAATTGTTGAAAATAATAAGATTAGAAATATTAAAATGAAAGACATTAAAGTACTTTGTAGAGGAAAAAATGAAATCAATTTAATTGATAAAGCATTAAAAAAAGAACAAATCCAAACAAACAAAACTCAAGAAAAATTTTTTAAAACCAAAGAATTTAACGACATTTTCTATATTCTTAAATGTTTAGATCGAAAACAAAGTTTTAAAAATTTAAATTACATTCTAAACAGTAAAATACTAAATATACCGTGGAATTTGCAAAGAATTTTAATCAAACAAGAAAAAATTCATCTAATAGAAGAATTTATTGACAATATAACGGTTTTGCTTGAAAAAAATGAAATAACATTAATAAATGCAATTAACAAAATCATATTGGAAAAAACCTTGTGGATCAAAATTGCAAATATTACCAAAGATCAAAAAATTATTGAATGGGCAAAAAATAAAATCAATTACAAAGGCCTTCTCATTAAAGAGGGTAAGTTTGAAAACTTAAAAACCCATGAAACAGTCCTTGAGAATATCTCTAAAATATATCATAAAGAACAAAGCTTACAATCTCTAATCTCTACTTTAGAAAGTCTAATAATAAACGAAGAGTCCGAAGAAATAGAAGAAAATAGCAATACCATAAATAATGAATCTATAGAGCTGATGACAATACACAAATCAAAAGGGCTTAGCATGAATATCGTATTTTTAATCAATACATCTCCAATAGGAAGTAGTAATGTTTTTTCAAAAAAAAATTATTTTTACAAATTTTATAAGGATGGAAACATTGAATATGATTTTTTCAAATTAGAAGAAAATAAAAAATATGCGAAACTAAAAATGATAAGTGAAGAAAAAAATATATTTTATGTGGGAGCAACAAGAGCTAAATTTGCTATTTTTATTACAAAAATAAATAGCATAACTAGCAAATTATTAGAAATGGCAAAAATTTTTACTATCGATAAAATCAAACATGACTTTAACATATATGAATTTATTAGCCAAAAAAATTTCAATAAAAAAAAGAACAATGCAAATGTACATGCTAAACTAATCCCACCAAAGCCAATAATTAAAAATATGTTTAAAAAAGAATATACATCTAGTTTTTCAAGCCTAACAGCACAAGCTCATCATACAACATTTTATGAAGATTATGATTTTAAAAATATTGGCTACGAAAAAGAAGCTGAGCTTGATGACGATTCTATACTAGAAGAGACTTTACCTAAAGGAAAAGATAGTGGAAACATTTTGCATGCTTCAATGGAAAAAATAATCTTTAGTACAGCAAGAGATACATTTGATAATTTTAAAAAAAATAACATTGAAACTATTGAAAAACAAATAAAAAAAATCAACTCAAATCTCAATACAGTAGAAATACAAAATTCATTAACTAAAATGATTTATAATATACTAACTTATAAAATAAGAGCAATTAATACTCGTCTGTGTGATATTGAAGAACTGCAAAAAGAAATGGAATTTTTAATCAAAATAAATCCTGATTTTCAAAAACAAAAACATCTTTTTGAAAATCACTTTAAAGATCTTCACATAAAGTTAAATGATGGGTATTTAAAAGGAATAGTAGATCTAATATTTAAAGCTAATAATAAAATATATATCCTAGATTACAAAACAAACTATCTTGGAAAAGATAAAGATGACTATAATGTAAAAAATTTAGAACATATAATAAAAAAAGAATATTATGATTTGCAATACAAAATATATGTGCTTGGAATGAAAAAAATATTATTTAAAGACAAAAAAGAATATAACCAAAAATTTGGCGGAGTAATATATCTTTTTACAAGAGCATTTAAAGATAATATTGAATGCTTGCAATCAAAATTTGAAAATGGTATTTATTTTGATCTTCCAAAATTCAATGACATAGATTTAGATAAAATTATTTTAGAATTAAGTATTAAAAGGTGA